A DNA window from Numenius arquata unplaced genomic scaffold, bNumArq3.hap1.1 HAP1_SCAFFOLD_724, whole genome shotgun sequence contains the following coding sequences:
- the LOC141477985 gene encoding olfactory receptor 14C36-like, with the protein MSNSSSITRFLLLTFADTRELQLLHFWLFLGIYLAALLGNALIITTIACDHHLHTPMYFFLLNLSVIDLGCISTTVPKAMANSLWDTRAISFAGCVAQLFLFVFFISAEFSLLTIMAYDRYVAICKPLHHGTLLGSRACVHMAAAAWGSVFLYTVLHTANTFSLPLCQGNAVDQFFCEIPQILKLSCSDSYLREVWLLVVSVCLAFGCFVFIVVSYVQIFRAVLRMPSEQGRHKAFSMCLPHLAVVSLFISTGMVAYPKPPSISSPSLNLFLSFQYSVVPPVLNPLIYSLRNKELNDALRKLMTASFSEAAVKFPSSFAHHS; encoded by the coding sequence atgtccaacagcagctccatcacccggTTCCTCCTCCTGAcgtttgcagacacacgggagctgcagctcttgcacttctggctcttcctgggcatctacctggctgccctcctgggaaacgcactcatcatcaccaccatcgcctgtgaccaccacctccacacccccatgtatttcttcctcctcaacctctctgtcattgacctgggctgcatctccaccactgtccccaaagccatggccaactccctctgggacaccagggccatctcctttgCAGGATGTGTTGCCCAgctctttctgtttgtctttttcatttcagcagagttttctctccTCACCATCATGGCATACgaccgctatgttgccatctgcaaacccctgcaccacgggaccctcctgggcagcagagcttgtgtccacatggcagcagctgcctggggcagtgttttcctctacactgtgctgcacacggccaatacattttccctacccctctgccagggcaatgctgtggaccagttcttctgtgaaatcccccagatcctcaagctctcctgctcagactcctacctcagggaagtgtggcttcttgtggtcagtgtctgtttagcatttggttgttttgttttcattgtggtgtcctatgtgcagatcttcagggccgtgctgaggatgccctctgagcagggacggcacaaagccttttccatgtgcctccctcacctggccgtggtctccctgtttatcagcactggcaTGGTTGCCTACccaaagcccccctccatctcctccccatccctgaaccTGTTCCTATCATTtcagtactcagtggtgcctccagtactgaaccccctcatctacagcctgaggaacaaggagctcaatgATGCCCTAAGGAAACTGATGACCGCTtccttctcagaagcagcagtgaaattccCATCTTCTTTTGCACATCACTCGTGA
- the LOC141477984 gene encoding olfactory receptor 14A16-like produces the protein MSNSSSITQFLLLAFTDTRELQLLHFWLFLGIYLAALLGNALIITAIACDHRLHTPMYFFLLNLSVIDLGSISTTVPKAMANSLWDTRAISYAGCAAQLFFFLFLITAEYCLLTVMAYDRYIAICKPLHYGTLLGSRACVHMAAAAWGTGFLTALLHTASTFSLSLCQGNAVDQFFCEVPQILKLSCSDSYLREAGLIVIGACLVFGCFVFIVVSYVQIFRAVLRIPSEQGRHKAFSMCLPHLAVVSLFVSPGVFAHVKPLSISSTVPDSVVAILYSVVPPAMHPLIYSMKNQELRAALWKLAQGTLFHQQ, from the coding sequence atgtccaacagcagctccatcacccagttcctcctcctggcattcacagacacacgggaactgcagctcttgcacttctggctcttcctgggcatctacctggctgccctcctgggaaacgcactcatcatcactgccatcgcctgtgaccaccgcctccacacccccatgtacttcttcctcctcaacctctctgtcattgacctgggctccatctccaccactgtccccaaagccatggccaattccctctgggacaccagggccatctcctatgcaggatgtgctgctcagctcttcttctttctcttcttaatcacagcagagtattgtctgctcactgtcatggcctatgaccgctacattgccatctgcaagcccctgcactacgggaccctcctgggcagcagagcttgtgtccacatggcagcagctgcctggggcactgggtttctcactgctctcctgcacacggccagtacattttcactatccctctgccagggcaatgctgtggatcagttcttctgtgaagtccctcagatcctcaagctctcctgctcagactcctacctcagggaagctgGGCTTATTGTGATTGGTGCCTGTTTagtatttggttgttttgttttcattgtggtgtcctatgtgcagatcttcagggccgtgctgaggatcccctctgagcagggacggcacaaagccttttccatgtgcctccctcacctggccgtggtttCCTTGTTTGTCAGCCCTGGAGTGTTTGCCCACgtgaagcccctctccatctcttccacagTTCCAGACTCAGTGGTGGCAattctgtactcagtggtgcctccagcaatgcaccccctcatctacagcatgaagaACCAGGAGCTCAGGGCTGCCCTTTGGAAACTGGCCCAAGGGACGCTATTTCACCAACAATaa